GAACCACGCGTCGCATCAAACGGCGCGTCGGCGTTACCGCAACGGAAAGAGCGGTGCCGCATTCTGCTGTTGCGGCGGCGGAGGACTCACTCCCGGCGGCAATGCATAACCTTGCGGGGGTGCGCCGTAACCGGTCGGCGGCGCGCTCGCCCCAGGAGCCGGCAGTTGATTCACCCCCGGCGGCGGCATCAACAACGTCGGCTGGCTGGTCGATGGGGGCGGGATACGGTTGCCCGGCGGCTGCTGCGGCACCATGATCGGCGCACCGATCGTCGGCGGTGGCAATACGCCCGGCGGTGGCGGTGGAGGAACAGCGCCCGGAGGCGGAGCCAACGGAACCGGCGGCGGCACGTAGCGCTGCGCCTGGCTGCTCGCGCGCAGCTCTTCGGCCCGAGCCGTCAGTTGCGGGTTAGACGGTACCTGCTGCGGCACCATCTGGAAACTCAAAGTCTGCTCGTCACGAATATTCGCCGGCACCAGGTTCTCGCTGATGAAGTCGATGCCGAACCATTCGTACCACGGCGCCTTGATCTTCTGGTCCACGGTCAACGTTTCGTAACCGTCGCGCACCAGCCGGATCTGCCGCTTGCCGTAGTAAACGAAATCGGTCGATACCGGCGTCGTGCCGATCGGGTAATTGTCCACATAGACGAATGCGCCGGGTGGATTCGAGCGAATCGTCAGGCGGCGCTGCACGCAGCCGGCCGTCAGCGCTACCACCAGCGCGGCGGCCCAAAGGACGCCGTGACCCACAGTCGGTCGCGAGCTGAATTTCGTCGCTGTCACGCGGCGCTATCCGGTGGTTTCGATATGCGAGGAATTCGCCGGCGCGCGAAAGTTCGATCGCCTTCGCACGACGATTCTCTGTTGTAGTGGCTAAGAATCCGATAGGAGCGAGGCGCTGTGCCCTCGCAATTTTGCCCGCGGACCCGGCCGAATGCCGTGTCGCTCGGGCGACTCTGACGTCAAGAAATGAGGTGCGGAGTATAGCGA
The Pirellulales bacterium genome window above contains:
- a CDS encoding PEGA domain-containing protein, which encodes MTATKFSSRPTVGHGVLWAAALVVALTAGCVQRRLTIRSNPPGAFVYVDNYPIGTTPVSTDFVYYGKRQIRLVRDGYETLTVDQKIKAPWYEWFGIDFISENLVPANIRDEQTLSFQMVPQQVPSNPQLTARAEELRASSQAQRYVPPPVPLAPPPGAVPPPPPPGVLPPPTIGAPIMVPQQPPGNRIPPPSTSQPTLLMPPPGVNQLPAPGASAPPTGYGAPPQGYALPPGVSPPPPQQQNAAPLFPLR